From the genome of Candidatus Neomarinimicrobiota bacterium:
ATCTTTGAAAGGATACTGGAGAGCACGAAAAATCCGATTAAAGGCAGCATGGTGGACCAGCTGCCAATTCCAAACATGAAAACCCCCAGGAGGAAGGCGCCAAAGCCACCACTCACACTTAATGACCGAAGCTTATAGGCGCCATATCCCAACAAAACTGAAATGGCAAACCAGCCGCCAAGTGCCAGAAGAGTCCCCTGTGCCAGGTTATGCAAATACAGATCCAGGGCCAAACCGGCAGCCAGGGTAAGGGTCAGGTTATCACTGCCTTGTTTTGAGACAGCTTCAGCTACGCTCGTCACCGATCCGGTAAAAACAGCCAGACCCAGCACGTGGATGAGCGGTAGTGGTTGATAGCCTGCTAATCCGGCATAAATGGGATAGGCAGCCAACACCACGATGATGGTTGTGATGAAGAAAGTAATACTGCCCGGCCAGCTTTTCTGGTCATGCCATAGAGTAAAACTGTTTTTGGAATTGATCCGTTCACCGACAATGGTAGCTGCAGTATCGGAAAAGGCCAGAATCAACATGGAGAGTATGAAAATAACAAGGTTGCGATCCCAGAACATGACCACCAACAGGGTGAAGGCGATGGGGAAGTATACGGTTCCAAAAGAGATTCGTTCTGTGGTATGCATCCCTTTCAGGCTGTCCTTTTTCAGGGCGACATAGTTTAAAACAGTGAATAATACTCCCAACACAAGCACAGGAAGTTTGGTTTCCAGAAAGAAGGGAGCCAGTGAAACCAATATTCCAACCATGACATGGACAAATTTGCGTGAAAGCTCAGGTGAGAGCTTGAGAACATTTCGAGCAAGCTCAGCCAAACCAATGAAAGTCATGATAATGGCAAAGAAGACTAAAAATGCTATCCATTCATTTGGAAAATCAAAAAAGATGGGCACTGCTTTTTCCTTTCATGTCAACTTGAGTTCCCTTCAGTCTAACATAATATAGGAATTTCGGTATGAAATTCTCCTCCCTGGGGAGGAGTGGATCGCGACCGGAGAGAGCGAGACGAGGTGGGGTTGTCCTTAGGCAGATAACCTCGTTAACAATTATATAGATTGTATGCTCTGCCACACAACCCCTCTGTCACTCCTTGTAGTCGTGACATCTCCCCTGGAAGGGGAGAATATTTATGCCATCAATTGAATTCATGGTTCACATCCACCTGTTAACGGTATGAAATTCTCCTCCCTGTGGGAGGAGTGGATCGCGACCGTAGAGAGCGGGACGAGGTGGGATTGTCCTGAACCAGATAACCTCCCCAATATGAAAAAGCCTCCCGAAGGAGGCTTTTTCATATCTAAATGGCTCTAATGGATTATTTAATAAGAGTCATCTTAGCTGTTTTGGAAACGTTTCCAACACGGAGCTCATAGACATAGATACCAGCTGCTGCAGGTGTTCCACTAGCTGTTAAGCTGTTCCAGGTAATACTGTGACTACCAGGACCGTAGGAAGCATCATTAGCTAAACGAACAACTTCTTGTCCAAGCATGTTGTATACGATCACGTTGACATTGTCTTTCGCCAATGGCAGGGTGAAGTCGATAGTTGTGCTGGGGTTGAAGGGGTTCGGATAGTTCTGAGAGAGTTTGTAATCAGCAGGTGTGATCACAGTCCAGTTCTGATCGATACCAACTGCGGCACCAAGTTCAGAAACTGAGAATGTGTAACCAAACTCATTTCCACCACTAAAAGGTGGCTCAAGGAAACCCTGAACCAGTTCAGGATATCCGTCACCATCAAGATCGTCAGCAAAATCCAGTGAGAAACCGCCCATAGCACTATTCCAGTTGGTTACAACTGACATATCCCAGGTACCGCCTGAATAGTCCCACTCATAGATACGGCCATGGGTGTAATCAACGGAATAAATCTCGTCAACGCCATCACCATCGCCATCACCACCGGTAACGTCCCAGACGCCGCCGAAATCAGAGATAATGGTTACATTTCCGTTGGCATAGCTGATGTCAGCTACATCATCACCACCAGTGACCTGCCAGACCCAACCAGCTGAATACATACCACCATAGATCTCGTCAGCACCATTGTCATCGATGTCTGTTACGAAGGTCGTTCCGTAAACAACTTTATCAGTCAATGCAGAATCAAGCTGAGTGGAGCTCTGCAGTTCGTATTCATCTGTATCTGTAGTCTCAACAACCAGCATGGTTGTGTGATCCCAGGCAAAGAAACAAACTTCCTTGTCGCCATCACCATCCAGATCGGTCACATTGGCCTGACCATATCCAGGTGAGCCACCATAGGCATCAGAGGTCTGATCAATGACATACTCGGTAACCAGTGAATAGAATCCACTTGCAAAAGTACCTTCAACATGGGCGATCATGAAGATATCATACAAGTTGTTGGAACCATTATTAGAGATCAGAATCTCTTGTTGTCCATCACCATCAGGATCGCCAACATTCAAGGTACGGTCACCATAATAGCGATCGAGTTCAACGCCGTCAACCAATACGGGCATAACATAGCGAGTATAAGTATCACTGCCGACTACGCCGTCCCATTCCCAGACATTGATTCCATTATTGGCTTCACCGGGAGTACGCATTCCGAGATAGATGATCTCACCAAGACCATTGCCATCCAGATCGCCTGTGATTACATGACGTGGGGTGGCACCATAGGTGGTGGAGTCATCACTCATCGTGGCAACCCATTCCAGAGTATTATTGGCGGTTACTTCGTAAACATGGACACCATGTACCTGATAGTCCGTGATGATTACTTCCTGGAAGCCATCACCATCAAGGTCGCTGCCGACCTGGACACCACGTGTCTGCCAACCGGGAGCCAGCAGGGTGTCAGCTACAACGGGACGTGTATCTACATCAGCAACTGTATTCCAGCCATCATGCTCGAAGATCTGCATGGTGGGTGTTACCACCGAAATTGCCAGAATCTCATCCAGTCCGTCATAATCGAAATCACCTAGACAAACATCGTTCCAGATATCATCAACATAACCTTCAGCAGGAACTTCATAAGCGGTCCAAGAAGCCGGATCAGTTACATCGCCCTCACCATCATATTCCAGATCCAATAAGGAAGTGGAATCCTGGGAGATAATGTAATCAACACCATCAGCAGCTCCGTGCCAGATGTCTGTATTGCCCATTTGTGCACCGTTGAAACCAGTTCCGTCACCGACATAAATCTCATAGATATCAGTACTAATGTCAAAGTCGGAAATATCGTCACCGATGCTGTACAGTAGAACGACACCGGCAGTAGATGCCAGATAGATCTCTGTATAGCCATCATTGTCAAGATCAGCTGATTCCAAAGAACGTAAAGAACCACCATCATAGGTAGTAGCATCATCAGTGAAAAGGATCAGCTCGTATTCGTCAACATCAACCACATCGTAAAAAGCGATTCCGTTAAAATCCCATTCAACCATGGCAAAGTTATTGGTACCATCAGCATCAAAATCACCGATCACTGCGCCGCCATAAACGGAGCAGCAAAAGCTCTCACTATCAACAAATTCACTAACCCAGTTGGGGAAAGAGAAATCTGACAGAGTATCCAGAGACATGACCTGAGCAGCGTGGGTGCGACCATCATAGATCAATAGCTCGGTTACACCATCAGCATCAAGATCGTTAGCTACAATGGTTTTTGTGGAAGTAGCGTAGGTACCGTCACCATTGATGTCAATTCCAGCAACTTCAGCAGGATTAACAACAGCAACTGGCAGAAATGAAATATTTCCCAGAGCCACGGCAGCAGTATCAAGCTCAAAGATGAAGAGTGAGCTGTAGTCTCCAGAGCCGCCACCCTCACCAGCTATCAGCAGTTCAGGGATACCGTCACGATCCAGATCAGTTTCCTGGTCACAGGCTTCATAGCTGTAGACAACATCCACAATAGTGTGGGTCCAAGCTTCTTCCCAGGTATCGTCACCGGTATTCTCATACAGGTGTGCAGTAATTCCACCTGCATCCGTGTAGCCCAATACTTCTTGATAGCCATCACCATCAAAATCGTATGGACCACTGACACCCCAGTATACATCTGGGTCTGTGGCATGAGTTTCAGACCAGCCTAGTGTGTAACTGTTTACACCGTTTCCACCGGCCATGGCGAAAACTGAAAATGCAAGCAGCAACAGGGTAATTGACCATTTTGGTAAATTCATTCCCATTTTGTCCTCCTTCGTTAGATTATCAAATTATCTTATCAAATGCAATTCGGTGCACAAACAGATTACGCCTAGGAACGAATCCGACTATACGCACCAATCACTTTTTAAGGTGCCCGAAATCTATAGGATGACCCAAAGGATGACAAGCAAAAAGGGCACATTTACGGGGTTAGTTAATATTCATTTCATAACTAACTCTGGAAGGTTGACTTGACTGCAACAATCAGCTACTTTAAACGAATAGTTTTCTTTACCCATAGTAAAGCAATAGAAGTAGGGAGTGTGCATGCATCCAATTCCAGTGAATTTTCGTAGATCAATCATATTAGGTCTAATCTTCAGTCTCGTGGTGAGCAATATTTTTGGTGGGACCACAGGCAAAATATCAGGTCGGGTGACAGATGCTGAGACCGGGATCGGTTTGCCAGGTGTGAATGTTATCATAGAAGGCAGCAGTATGGGGGCCTCTACTGATGGAGATGGTATCTACTTTGTCATTAATGTGCCGGTTGGCACCTATTCGGTGAAAGCAGGTATGATCGGATACACAAAAATGGTTATGACCGAAGTGGCGGTTCGTGGTGATCTTACCACCGAGATCAATTTTGAGATGAATGTCCAGATCCTTGAATCAGACGAAGCGGTCATTGTTGTGGCCGAACGACCCATGGTACAAAAAGATCTGACATCGGGAAGAGCCATCGTCAGTGCCGAGGAAATGAAGGCCATGCCGGTTGAATCCCTTTCCGGAGTTATTGCTACCAAAGCCGGTATTGTTTCCGATCCCAACGGAGCCTTGCATATCCGCGGAGGCCGATCCAGCGAAGTTACTTATATGATCGACGGTGTGCCGGTGACAAACCTTTCCTCAGGTGGAATGGCAGTTGGACTGGAAACGGGTGCCGTTCAGGAATTGCAGATCCTCAGTGGTACTTTCAATGCTGAATATGGACAAGCCATGTCCGGCATCATTAACATTGTCACCAAAGAGGGCGGCCAGGATTACTCCGGTAATCTGAGTGCCTATCTGGGGGACTACTATACGGAAGACACCCGCTTTTTCGAATATGGCGACCAATTTGATATGCTGAATATCAAGAATATTGAGGCCAGTCTCTCTGGACCAGTTCCCGGATTGGGTAATAAGCTCAGTTTTTTCGCCAGTGGTCGTCTGTATGATTATGGTGGTCTCTATCGTGGCGTACGCGAACATATGCCCAATGATGTGAACTATTTAACCTCCAAAGCAGTGGAAGAATTAAGAGATTCTCCCTGGGGTCGGGCTGGTCTGCTGAATTTTGCCGAACCCTTCGAAGATCTGAATGGTGACGGAATATTGGAGCCTGGAAGTGAATCCTATTTCGATTTTGATGGAAATGGAAAATTCACTGCAGGTGAACCCTTTCGGGATGTCAATGGAGACGGCCGCTATACCCACAACTATGATTTCAACCAAAATGGGTATCTCGATGAAGAAGACTACGAATACATCGACCTTAATGGAGACGGTCTGCTGAATGGTGATCCCTTCATGGATGCTAACCACAACGGTGTCCTGGATGGCGAACCTTATATTGATTTTAATGGCAACGGGGTGTGGGACAGTGGTGCCAGCGGTGATGGTAACGTGGTTCGTCTCAACACATCATCACGTATTAATGGCATGTTCAAATTGACCTGGAAGATCAGTCCTAAGATCAAATTGAATACCAGTCTGATCCACAATGCTGCCCAATCAGTC
Proteins encoded in this window:
- a CDS encoding DUF92 domain-containing protein — encoded protein: MPIFFDFPNEWIAFLVFFAIIMTFIGLAELARNVLKLSPELSRKFVHVMVGILVSLAPFFLETKLPVLVLGVLFTVLNYVALKKDSLKGMHTTERISFGTVYFPIAFTLLVVMFWDRNLVIFILSMLILAFSDTAATIVGERINSKNSFTLWHDQKSWPGSITFFITTIIVVLAAYPIYAGLAGYQPLPLIHVLGLAVFTGSVTSVAEAVSKQGSDNLTLTLAAGLALDLYLHNLAQGTLLALGGWFAISVLLGYGAYKLRSLSVSGGFGAFLLGVFMFGIGSWSTMLPLIGFFVLSSILSKIADRKNKPDIIATKGSQRDIVQVYANGGIPLLFSIAWYLSDFSFDWLYWAFLASLASATADTWETEIGSFSKGLPLNIISWKRVPKGYSGGISLVGTVGGLFGAAAIVAIAYSINTIELSMDLFIMIILSGFMGSVVDSILGARIQAKFICSKCDEPTERLIHCGHQTIPVSGVKWFSNDWVNVAGTLSGGGIFLLFYFIWV
- a CDS encoding FG-GAP-like repeat-containing protein, with amino-acid sequence MGMNLPKWSITLLLLAFSVFAMAGGNGVNSYTLGWSETHATDPDVYWGVSGPYDFDGDGYQEVLGYTDAGGITAHLYENTGDDTWEEAWTHTIVDVVYSYEACDQETDLDRDGIPELLIAGEGGGSGDYSSLFIFELDTAAVALGNISFLPVAVVNPAEVAGIDINGDGTYATSTKTIVANDLDADGVTELLIYDGRTHAAQVMSLDTLSDFSFPNWVSEFVDSESFCCSVYGGAVIGDFDADGTNNFAMVEWDFNGIAFYDVVDVDEYELILFTDDATTYDGGSLRSLESADLDNDGYTEIYLASTAGVVLLYSIGDDISDFDISTDIYEIYVGDGTGFNGAQMGNTDIWHGAADGVDYIISQDSTSLLDLEYDGEGDVTDPASWTAYEVPAEGYVDDIWNDVCLGDFDYDGLDEILAISVVTPTMQIFEHDGWNTVADVDTRPVVADTLLAPGWQTRGVQVGSDLDGDGFQEVIITDYQVHGVHVYEVTANNTLEWVATMSDDSTTYGATPRHVITGDLDGNGLGEIIYLGMRTPGEANNGINVWEWDGVVGSDTYTRYVMPVLVDGVELDRYYGDRTLNVGDPDGDGQQEILISNNGSNNLYDIFMIAHVEGTFASGFYSLVTEYVIDQTSDAYGGSPGYGQANVTDLDGDGDKEVCFFAWDHTTMLVVETTDTDEYELQSSTQLDSALTDKVVYGTTFVTDIDDNGADEIYGGMYSAGWVWQVTGGDDVADISYANGNVTIISDFGGVWDVTGGDGDGDGVDEIYSVDYTHGRIYEWDYSGGTWDMSVVTNWNSAMGGFSLDFADDLDGDGYPELVQGFLEPPFSGGNEFGYTFSVSELGAAVGIDQNWTVITPADYKLSQNYPNPFNPSTTIDFTLPLAKDNVNVIVYNMLGQEVVRLANDASYGPGSHSITWNSLTASGTPAAAGIYVYELRVGNVSKTAKMTLIK